The following are from one region of the Variovorax sp. V213 genome:
- the hmgA gene encoding homogentisate 1,2-dioxygenase — protein MTTATPATERLYQSGFGNEYASEAVAGALPQGRNNPQRAPFDLYTELLSGTAFTAPRRENRRTWLYRRQPSVVSGRYQPYAQAHWTTGADREIALPPEPLRWHPLPLDGAAEADFIDGMHTIAANGDAEAQVGIGSLMYLAGRSMERRAFVNADGEMLVVPQQGRLVITTELGVLDVKPGEIALLPRGMVFKVALPDGLSRGYVCENYGAHFRLPELGPIGSNGLANARDFQAPVAAFEEDGGAYELVKKFGGRFWKAPTKQSPFNVVAWHGNLAPVKYDTANFMVIGSISFDHPDPSIFTVLTSPTDTPGTANCDFVIFPPRWMVMENTFRPPWFHRNLMSEFMGLVLGEYDAKPGGFKPGGASLHNCMVPHGPDEEAFDKAAHSDLKPHKLDNTLAFMFESRLRFIPTNFALRSPALDTDYADCWAGLQDQFKA, from the coding sequence ATGACCACCGCAACCCCCGCCACCGAACGCCTCTATCAAAGCGGCTTCGGCAACGAGTACGCCAGCGAGGCCGTCGCGGGCGCCCTGCCGCAGGGCCGCAACAACCCGCAGCGCGCGCCCTTCGACCTGTACACCGAGCTGCTCTCGGGCACGGCCTTTACCGCGCCGCGCCGCGAGAACCGCCGCACCTGGCTCTACCGCCGCCAGCCCTCGGTGGTGTCGGGCCGCTACCAGCCGTACGCGCAGGCGCACTGGACCACCGGCGCCGACCGCGAGATCGCGCTGCCGCCCGAGCCGCTGCGCTGGCATCCGCTGCCGCTCGACGGCGCGGCCGAAGCCGACTTCATCGACGGCATGCACACGATCGCGGCCAACGGCGACGCCGAAGCGCAGGTGGGCATCGGCTCGCTCATGTACCTGGCGGGCCGCTCGATGGAGCGCCGCGCCTTCGTCAACGCCGACGGCGAGATGCTCGTCGTGCCGCAGCAGGGCCGCCTCGTGATCACGACCGAGCTGGGCGTGCTCGACGTGAAGCCCGGCGAAATTGCGCTGCTGCCGCGCGGCATGGTGTTCAAGGTGGCGCTGCCCGACGGACTCTCCCGCGGCTATGTCTGCGAGAACTATGGCGCGCATTTCCGCCTGCCGGAGCTGGGCCCGATCGGCTCCAACGGCCTGGCCAACGCGCGCGACTTCCAGGCGCCCGTGGCGGCTTTCGAGGAAGACGGCGGCGCCTACGAACTCGTCAAGAAGTTCGGCGGCCGCTTCTGGAAGGCGCCGACGAAGCAGTCGCCCTTCAACGTGGTCGCATGGCATGGCAACCTGGCGCCGGTGAAGTACGACACGGCCAATTTCATGGTGATCGGCTCCATCAGCTTCGACCATCCCGATCCCTCGATCTTCACCGTGCTGACCTCGCCCACCGACACGCCCGGCACCGCGAACTGCGACTTCGTGATCTTCCCACCGCGCTGGATGGTGATGGAGAACACCTTCCGTCCGCCATGGTTCCACCGCAACCTCATGAGCGAATTCATGGGCCTGGTGCTGGGCGAGTACGACGCCAAGCCGGGCGGCTTCAAGCCCGGCGGCGCGAGCCTGCACAACTGCATGGTGCCGCACGGACCGGACGAGGAGGCCTTCGACAAAGCCGCGCATTCCGACCTGAAGCCGCACAAGCTGGACAACACGCTGGCCTTCATGTTCGAGAGCCGCTTGCGCTTCATTCCGACGAACTTCGCGCTCCGGAGCCCGGCGCTCGACACCGATTACGCGGACTGCTGGGCCGGGCTCCAGGACCAGTTCAAGGCGTGA
- the fahA gene encoding fumarylacetoacetase, whose product MTTALNATHDPKLRSWVASANEAGCDFPIQNLPFGRFRTAGSDEGFRIGVAIGDQVLDLRAAGLADTDDMNALMSASAKDRQALRAALSAGLAEGSGKEAAWSKALLPQAKAEMTVPCRIGDYTDFYTGIHHATTIGKLFRPDQPLMPNYKWVPIGYHGRASSICVSGQVFKRPQGQTKAPDAAEPSFGPSKRLDYELELGFFVGRGNALGEPIGIGEAEDHLFGVTLLNDWSARDLQAWEYQPLGPFLSKNFASTLSPWIVTMEALAPFRARFERQAGDPQPLPYLDAPSNRESGALDITLEVLLQTAKMRAAGEAPVRLTRGNTTEAAYWTAAQLVTHHTVNGCNLQPGDLLGSGTLSGSKPDEAGSLIELTLGGKQAITLPNGEKRTFLEDGDTLIMRGYCERAGAVRIGLGEVSGTVA is encoded by the coding sequence ATGACCACCGCATTGAACGCCACCCATGACCCGAAGCTGCGCAGCTGGGTCGCCTCGGCCAACGAGGCCGGCTGCGACTTCCCGATCCAGAACCTGCCCTTCGGGCGCTTCCGCACCGCCGGCAGCGACGAAGGCTTTCGCATCGGCGTGGCCATCGGCGACCAGGTGCTCGACCTCCGGGCCGCGGGCCTTGCCGACACCGATGACATGAACGCGCTGATGAGCGCCAGCGCGAAGGACCGCCAGGCCCTGCGCGCTGCCCTCTCCGCCGGCCTTGCCGAAGGCAGCGGCAAAGAGGCGGCATGGTCGAAGGCGCTGCTGCCGCAGGCCAAGGCCGAAATGACCGTGCCCTGCCGCATCGGCGACTACACCGACTTCTACACCGGCATCCATCACGCGACCACCATCGGCAAGCTGTTCCGTCCCGACCAGCCGCTGATGCCCAACTACAAGTGGGTGCCCATCGGCTATCACGGCCGCGCCTCGTCCATCTGCGTGAGCGGCCAGGTGTTCAAGCGCCCGCAGGGGCAGACCAAGGCGCCGGATGCGGCCGAGCCCAGCTTCGGCCCGTCGAAGCGGCTCGACTACGAACTGGAGCTTGGTTTCTTTGTCGGCCGCGGCAATGCGCTCGGCGAGCCGATCGGCATCGGCGAGGCCGAGGACCATCTGTTCGGCGTGACCCTGCTCAACGACTGGTCGGCGCGCGACCTGCAGGCCTGGGAATACCAGCCGCTCGGGCCGTTCCTCTCGAAGAACTTCGCGAGCACGCTCTCGCCGTGGATCGTGACGATGGAAGCGCTGGCACCGTTCCGCGCCAGGTTCGAGCGCCAGGCGGGAGACCCGCAGCCGCTTCCGTATCTCGATGCGCCCTCCAATCGCGAAAGCGGCGCGCTCGACATCACGCTCGAGGTGCTGCTGCAGACGGCGAAGATGCGCGCTGCGGGCGAAGCCCCCGTGCGCCTCACGCGCGGCAACACCACCGAGGCCGCCTACTGGACCGCCGCGCAGCTCGTCACGCACCACACGGTGAACGGCTGCAACCTGCAGCCCGGCGACCTGCTGGGCTCGGGCACGCTCTCGGGTTCCAAGCCCGACGAGGCCGGTTCGCTGATCGAACTCACGCTGGGCGGCAAGCAGGCGATCACCCTGCCCAACGGCGAGAAGCGCACCTTTCTCGAAGATGGCGACACGCTGATCATGCGCGGCTACTGCGAGCGCGCGGGGGCGGTGCGTATCGGCCTGGGGGAAGTCAGCGGAACAGTGGCTTAG
- the mrdA gene encoding penicillin-binding protein 2, translating into MTEIRNVAADLARFKRRVIVIGMVVLFAFSLLGARLVYLQVVRHEDLAEQAESNRTAIVPVVPNRGLILDRNGIVLASNYSAYTLEITPSKVGDVEETIESLTQVLEVSPRDRRRFKRLREDSRSFDSIPIRTRLSDEEVARFAAQRYRFPGVEIKARLFRNYPHGEIASHVLGYIGRINQREKTAMEDWAEEDQANYKGTDYIGKLGIEQSYEKTLHGQTGVEQMETSAGGRAVRRLASHPATPGNTVMLSLDIKLQKLVEDMFGDRRGALVAIDPKTGEVLAFVSKPTFDPNLFVEGIDTESWKELSESLDKPLLNRALRGTYPPGSTYKPFMALAALQTGKRGPNVVVNDPGYFNFGGHRFGSPEGNIGGVDMRRSIQLSSNIYYYSLANEMGVDLIHDFMKPLGFGQITGIDLGGEVRGVLPSTEWKRNAYKRPEQKKWYAGETISLGIGQGYNAFTMLQLAQATAIVADGGMKHKPHLVLATRNTVSGQVAPVPQPPAENLGYTAPNVAVVREGLTSVVTSGTARGVFAGASYQAAGKTGTAQAVTQAQNTKYNARALEEHQRDHALFMAFAPVNDPKIALAVIVENAGWGAGAAAPIARRVFDYWLLDQYPSEADMAAIKVGKAAAPMGKPRVASEVAWPAAATAATAP; encoded by the coding sequence ATGACCGAGATCCGCAACGTCGCAGCCGACCTCGCGCGCTTCAAGCGCCGCGTGATCGTGATCGGCATGGTGGTGCTCTTCGCCTTCAGCCTGCTCGGCGCGCGGCTGGTGTACCTGCAGGTGGTGCGGCATGAAGACCTGGCCGAGCAGGCCGAGAGCAACCGCACGGCCATCGTGCCGGTGGTGCCCAACCGCGGCCTGATCCTCGATCGCAACGGCATCGTGCTGGCCTCGAACTATTCGGCCTACACGCTGGAGATCACGCCCTCCAAGGTGGGCGACGTCGAGGAAACCATCGAGAGCCTGACACAGGTGCTCGAGGTCTCGCCGCGCGACCGCCGCCGCTTCAAGCGCCTGCGCGAGGATTCGCGCAGCTTCGACTCCATTCCGATCCGCACCCGCCTGAGCGACGAGGAGGTGGCGCGCTTCGCGGCGCAGCGCTACCGCTTCCCGGGCGTGGAGATCAAGGCGCGGCTGTTCCGCAACTACCCGCATGGCGAGATCGCCTCGCACGTGCTCGGCTACATCGGCCGCATCAACCAGCGCGAGAAGACCGCGATGGAAGACTGGGCTGAGGAAGACCAGGCCAACTACAAGGGCACCGACTACATCGGCAAGCTCGGCATCGAGCAAAGCTACGAGAAGACGCTGCACGGCCAGACCGGCGTCGAGCAGATGGAAACCTCGGCCGGCGGCCGCGCGGTGCGCCGCCTCGCCAGCCATCCCGCCACCCCCGGCAACACCGTGATGCTGTCGCTCGACATCAAACTGCAGAAGCTGGTGGAAGACATGTTCGGCGACCGCCGCGGCGCGCTGGTGGCCATCGACCCCAAGACCGGCGAGGTGCTGGCCTTCGTGAGCAAGCCCACCTTCGACCCCAACCTGTTCGTCGAAGGCATCGACACCGAAAGCTGGAAAGAGCTCAGCGAATCGCTCGACAAGCCGCTGCTCAACCGCGCCCTGCGCGGCACCTACCCGCCCGGCTCGACCTACAAGCCCTTCATGGCGCTGGCCGCGCTGCAGACCGGCAAGCGCGGCCCGAACGTGGTGGTGAACGACCCCGGGTACTTCAACTTCGGCGGCCACCGCTTCGGCAGCCCCGAGGGCAACATCGGCGGCGTCGACATGCGGCGCTCGATCCAGCTGTCGAGCAACATTTACTACTACTCGCTGGCCAACGAGATGGGCGTGGACCTGATCCACGACTTCATGAAGCCGCTGGGCTTCGGCCAGATCACCGGCATCGACCTGGGTGGCGAGGTGCGCGGCGTGTTGCCGAGCACCGAGTGGAAGCGCAACGCCTACAAGCGGCCCGAGCAGAAGAAGTGGTATGCGGGCGAGACCATTTCGCTGGGCATCGGCCAGGGCTACAACGCCTTCACCATGCTGCAGCTCGCGCAGGCCACGGCCATCGTGGCCGACGGCGGCATGAAGCACAAGCCGCACCTCGTGCTGGCCACGCGCAACACGGTGAGCGGGCAGGTGGCGCCAGTGCCCCAGCCGCCGGCCGAGAACCTCGGGTACACCGCGCCCAACGTCGCGGTCGTTCGGGAGGGCCTCACCAGCGTGGTCACCAGCGGTACCGCGCGCGGCGTGTTTGCCGGCGCCAGCTACCAGGCGGCCGGCAAGACCGGCACCGCGCAGGCCGTGACGCAGGCGCAGAACACCAAGTACAACGCGCGCGCGCTCGAGGAGCACCAGCGCGACCACGCCTTGTTCATGGCCTTTGCGCCGGTGAACGATCCGAAGATCGCCCTGGCGGTGATCGTCGAAAACGCCGGCTGGGGCGCCGGTGCCGCGGCACCCATCGCGCGCCGCGTGTTCGATTACTGGCTGCTGGACCAGTACCCGAGCGAGGCCGACATGGCCGCCATCAAGGTCGGCAAGGCTGCCGCGCCCATGGGCAAGCCGCGCGTGGCCAGCGAAGTGGCGTGGCCGGCGGCGGCCACCGCCGCAACTGCACCCTGA
- the mreD gene encoding rod shape-determining protein MreD has product MIKRPGQQQLLLPVSPLFMWASLVVALLINMIPIGRAAWMPDLLALAIVFWGVHQPMRVGIGAAFVFGLCMDVHQASMLGQHALSYTTLGFFAITIHRRLLWYPVASQALQVLPLFAVSQLVEVVTRMVGGGVFPGWTVLISPAIEALLWPLATALLLAPQRRTPEPDENRPL; this is encoded by the coding sequence ATGATCAAACGTCCCGGACAACAGCAGCTCCTGCTGCCCGTGAGCCCGCTGTTCATGTGGGCGAGCCTCGTGGTGGCGCTGCTCATCAACATGATCCCGATCGGCCGGGCCGCATGGATGCCCGACCTGCTTGCCCTGGCCATCGTGTTCTGGGGCGTGCACCAGCCAATGCGCGTGGGCATTGGCGCGGCCTTCGTGTTCGGCCTGTGCATGGACGTGCACCAGGCTTCCATGCTGGGCCAGCACGCGCTGTCCTACACCACGCTGGGCTTCTTCGCGATCACCATCCACCGCCGCCTGCTCTGGTATCCGGTGGCATCGCAGGCATTGCAGGTGCTGCCGCTCTTCGCGGTTTCGCAACTGGTCGAGGTCGTCACGCGCATGGTTGGCGGCGGTGTGTTCCCGGGCTGGACCGTGCTCATCTCGCCGGCCATCGAGGCCTTGCTGTGGCCCTTGGCGACAGCGCTGCTGCTCGCGCCCCAGCGCCGCACGCCGGAACCCGACGAGAACCGTCCTCTTTAA
- the mreC gene encoding rod shape-determining protein MreC yields the protein MPLGTLDRTAPPLFNQGQSALSKLIFFGALALFLMVADARFHLVQPLRAAVGAVLYPVQWVALKPVQLVVGGSRYLEDLKTAQRNEDEARKALMLQAERASQADTLAQDNARLRALLELRQTTQAPGRAAEVLYDAADPYTRKIVIDQGLTQGVAPGSPVIDAHGVLGQVTQVLPFTSEVTLVIDRDLSIPVQNTRTGVRSVAFGDASAHGGGLELRFMAANADLQEGDLLSTSGVDGVYPPGLPVAKIERIERRADSAFARIYCVPLARVTAARYVLVLAPTGTPSAPPPAAPAAAVRKKSEAKPAKADKGDKADKKAAERAR from the coding sequence ATGCCCTTGGGCACGCTCGATCGCACAGCCCCGCCCCTGTTCAACCAGGGGCAGTCGGCGCTGAGCAAGCTGATCTTCTTCGGCGCGCTGGCGCTGTTCCTGATGGTGGCCGACGCGCGCTTCCATCTCGTGCAGCCCCTTCGCGCGGCCGTCGGCGCGGTGCTCTACCCGGTGCAATGGGTGGCGCTCAAGCCGGTGCAGCTGGTGGTCGGCGGCAGTCGCTATCTCGAAGACCTGAAGACGGCGCAGCGCAACGAGGACGAGGCCCGCAAGGCGCTCATGCTGCAGGCCGAACGCGCGAGCCAGGCCGACACGCTGGCGCAGGACAACGCGCGGCTGCGTGCGCTGCTCGAACTGCGCCAGACCACCCAGGCGCCGGGCCGAGCGGCCGAGGTGCTCTATGACGCGGCCGACCCGTACACGCGCAAGATCGTCATCGACCAGGGGCTCACGCAGGGCGTGGCGCCCGGCTCGCCCGTGATCGACGCGCACGGCGTGCTCGGCCAGGTGACGCAGGTGCTGCCTTTCACCAGCGAAGTCACGCTGGTGATCGACCGCGATCTTTCCATCCCGGTGCAGAACACCCGCACCGGCGTGCGCAGCGTGGCCTTCGGCGACGCGTCGGCGCATGGCGGCGGGCTCGAGCTGCGCTTCATGGCCGCCAATGCCGATCTGCAGGAGGGCGACCTGCTCTCCACCAGCGGCGTCGATGGCGTCTATCCGCCGGGCCTGCCGGTGGCGAAGATCGAGCGCATCGAACGGCGTGCCGACTCGGCCTTTGCGCGCATCTACTGCGTGCCGCTGGCCCGCGTGACGGCAGCGCGCTACGTGCTGGTGCTGGCGCCCACGGGCACGCCCTCGGCACCGCCGCCCGCCGCGCCCGCCGCCGCGGTGCGCAAGAAGTCCGAGGCCAAGCCTGCCAAGGCGGACAAGGGCGACAAGGCCGACAAGAAAGCCGCGGAGCGCGCCCGATGA
- a CDS encoding rod shape-determining protein has protein sequence MFGAFRRYFSTDLAIDLGTANTLIFARNKGIVLDEPSVVAIRHEGGPHGKKVIQAVGREAKAMLGKVPGNIEAIRPMKDGVIADFVITEQMIKQFIKMVHPRTLLTPSPRIIICVPCGSTQVERRAIKDAAEAAGATSVYLIEEPMAAAIGAGLPVSEASGSMVVDIGGGTTEVGVISLGGMVYKGSVRVGGDRFDEAIINYIRRNYGMLIGEPTAEVIKKNIGSAFPGSEVKEMEVKGRNLSEGVPRSFTISSNEVLEALTDPLNNIVSAVKNALEQTPPELGADIAERGMMLTGGGALLRDLDRLLAEETGLPVLVAEDPLTCVVRGCGIALERMDRLGSIFTSE, from the coding sequence ATGTTTGGAGCTTTCCGTCGGTACTTTTCCACCGACCTTGCGATCGACCTCGGCACCGCCAACACACTGATATTCGCCCGCAACAAGGGCATCGTGCTGGACGAGCCCTCGGTTGTCGCCATCCGCCACGAAGGCGGCCCCCATGGCAAGAAGGTGATCCAGGCCGTCGGCCGCGAGGCCAAGGCCATGCTGGGCAAGGTGCCCGGCAACATCGAGGCGATCCGCCCGATGAAGGACGGCGTGATTGCCGACTTCGTGATCACCGAGCAGATGATCAAGCAGTTCATCAAGATGGTGCATCCGCGCACGCTGCTCACGCCGAGCCCGCGCATCATCATCTGCGTGCCCTGCGGCTCCACCCAGGTCGAGCGCCGCGCCATCAAGGACGCGGCCGAAGCGGCCGGTGCTACTTCCGTCTACCTCATCGAAGAACCCATGGCCGCGGCCATCGGCGCCGGCCTGCCCGTGAGCGAGGCTTCGGGGTCGATGGTGGTCGACATCGGCGGCGGCACCACCGAGGTGGGCGTCATCAGCCTGGGCGGCATGGTCTACAAGGGCTCGGTGCGCGTGGGCGGCGACCGCTTCGACGAAGCCATCATCAACTACATCCGCCGCAACTACGGCATGCTGATCGGCGAGCCAACGGCCGAAGTCATCAAGAAGAACATCGGCTCGGCCTTCCCGGGCTCCGAGGTCAAGGAAATGGAAGTCAAGGGCCGCAACCTTTCCGAAGGCGTGCCGCGCAGCTTCACCATCAGCAGCAACGAAGTGCTGGAAGCCCTGACCGATCCGCTCAACAACATCGTCTCGGCCGTGAAGAACGCGCTGGAGCAGACGCCGCCCGAACTCGGCGCCGACATCGCCGAGCGCGGCATGATGCTGACCGGCGGCGGCGCCCTGCTGCGCGACCTCGACCGCCTGCTGGCCGAGGAAACCGGGCTGCCGGTGCTCGTGGCCGAAGACCCGCTGACCTGCGTGGTGCGCGGTTGCGGCATTGCCCTCGAGCGCATGGACCGCTTGGGAAGCATCTTCACGAGCGAGTGA
- the gatC gene encoding Asp-tRNA(Asn)/Glu-tRNA(Gln) amidotransferase subunit GatC translates to MSLSASDIARIASLARLQLAPDESERMLSQINGFFDLVERMRSVDTTGVEPLAHPVAALEDVTLRLRDDVVSEPDNREANQKSAPAVEAGLFLVPKVIE, encoded by the coding sequence ATGTCCCTTTCCGCTTCAGATATTGCACGCATTGCCTCGCTGGCACGGCTGCAGCTTGCTCCCGACGAAAGCGAGCGCATGCTCAGCCAGATCAACGGCTTTTTTGACCTGGTCGAGCGCATGCGCTCGGTCGACACCACCGGCGTCGAGCCGCTGGCCCATCCGGTGGCAGCCCTCGAGGACGTCACGCTGCGCCTGCGCGACGACGTGGTGAGCGAACCCGACAACCGCGAAGCCAACCAGAAGAGCGCCCCGGCGGTCGAAGCCGGCCTGTTCCTCGTGCCCAAGGTGATCGAATGA
- the gatA gene encoding Asp-tRNA(Asn)/Glu-tRNA(Gln) amidotransferase subunit GatA, with product MSGELHQMGVVALAKALAERKVSAVETAQVFLGRMKAHESLGTFVDVNEEVTLAQARKADAQIAAGNAPALAGVPIAHKDIFVTTNFATTAGSKMLAGYRSPFDATVVRRLAEAGAVTLGKLSCDEFAMGSANENVAVPAVGHDKAVPVRNPWNRERIPGGSSGASAAAVAARLAPAATGTDTGGSIRQPASFCGVTGIKPTYGRASRYGMVAFASSLDQAGPMARSAEDCALLLSAFCGPDLDRDSTSLDKPAENFGRSLNDSLEGLRIGVPKEFFGEGVAPGVHAAIDAALAQYEKLGARRVEVTLPLTELSIPVYYILAAAEASSNLSRFDGVKFGHRAKQYKDLADMYERTRAEGFGDEVKRRIMIGTYVLSHGYYDAYYLQAQKVRRIIADDFQQAFKQCDVIAGPAAPTTAWKIGEHGGDPVADYLADIFTLPASLAGLPGMSVPAGFDSGMPVGLQLIGNYFGEAKLLNAAHRFQQATDWHTRTPEGF from the coding sequence ATGAGCGGCGAATTGCATCAAATGGGCGTGGTCGCCCTGGCCAAGGCCCTGGCCGAGCGCAAGGTCTCGGCCGTCGAAACGGCGCAGGTCTTCCTCGGCCGCATGAAGGCCCACGAATCGCTCGGCACCTTTGTCGACGTGAACGAAGAAGTCACGCTGGCCCAGGCCCGAAAGGCCGACGCGCAAATTGCCGCTGGCAACGCCCCCGCACTGGCCGGCGTGCCGATTGCCCACAAGGACATCTTCGTCACCACCAATTTCGCCACCACCGCCGGCTCGAAGATGCTCGCGGGCTACCGCTCGCCCTTCGACGCCACGGTGGTGCGCCGACTGGCCGAGGCCGGCGCGGTCACGCTCGGCAAGCTGAGCTGCGACGAATTCGCGATGGGCTCGGCCAACGAGAACGTCGCCGTGCCCGCCGTGGGCCACGACAAGGCCGTGCCGGTACGGAACCCCTGGAACCGCGAACGCATTCCGGGAGGCTCCTCGGGCGCCAGCGCGGCCGCCGTGGCGGCGCGCCTCGCGCCCGCGGCCACCGGCACCGACACCGGCGGCTCGATCCGCCAGCCGGCGTCGTTCTGCGGCGTCACGGGCATCAAGCCGACCTACGGCCGTGCCTCGCGCTACGGCATGGTGGCCTTCGCGTCGAGCCTCGACCAGGCCGGCCCGATGGCCCGCTCGGCCGAAGACTGCGCGCTGCTGCTGTCGGCCTTCTGCGGCCCCGACCTGGACCGCGACTCGACCTCGCTCGACAAGCCCGCCGAGAACTTCGGCCGCTCGCTGAACGACTCGCTCGAAGGCCTGCGCATCGGCGTGCCGAAGGAATTCTTCGGCGAGGGCGTGGCGCCTGGCGTGCACGCCGCCATCGATGCCGCGCTCGCGCAATACGAGAAGCTCGGCGCCAGGCGCGTCGAAGTCACGCTGCCGCTCACCGAGCTGTCGATTCCCGTGTACTACATCCTGGCCGCGGCCGAGGCCTCGAGCAACCTGAGCCGCTTCGACGGCGTCAAGTTCGGCCACCGCGCGAAGCAGTACAAGGACCTGGCCGACATGTACGAGCGCACGCGCGCCGAAGGCTTCGGCGACGAGGTGAAGCGCCGCATCATGATCGGCACCTACGTGCTGTCGCATGGCTACTACGACGCGTACTACCTGCAGGCGCAGAAGGTTCGCCGCATCATCGCCGACGATTTCCAGCAGGCCTTCAAGCAGTGCGACGTGATCGCCGGCCCCGCCGCGCCGACCACCGCATGGAAGATCGGCGAACACGGCGGCGACCCGGTGGCCGACTACCTCGCCGACATCTTCACGCTGCCCGCGTCGCTGGCCGGTCTTCCCGGCATGAGCGTGCCCGCGGGCTTCGACTCCGGCATGCCCGTTGGTTTGCAACTGATCGGCAACTACTTCGGCGAAGCGAAGCTGCTGAATGCGGCGCACCGCTTCCAGCAGGCCACCGACTGGCACACACGCACGCCGGAGGGCTTTTGA
- the gatB gene encoding Asp-tRNA(Asn)/Glu-tRNA(Gln) amidotransferase subunit GatB, with the protein MSEPVNTFEAQQQGRPTGPLVRGYEVIIGFETHAQLSTASKIFSRASTAFGAEPNTQACAVDLALPGTLPVMNKGAVERAIKLGLALGSHIAPRSVFARKNYFYPDLPKGYQISQYEIPVVQGGSVSFFLGEEKKTVRLVRAHLEEDAGKSLHEDFIGQSGIDLNRAGTPLLEIVTEPDMRSTAEAVAYARELHKIVTWIGICDGNMQEGSFRCDANVSVRRPGEKLGTRREIKNLNSFKFMQQAIDYEINSQINELEDGRKIEQATVLFDPDTGETRTMRTKEDAADYRYFPDPDLPPLAIEPEWIERVRATMPELPRAMAERYVRDYGMSEYDAAQLTQGPALARYFDDAVKAGATPKLASNWITGEMARRLNAQEIGIEAAPVTAQQLAQLVKRIADGTLPNNAARQVFEALWTGEGSDVDAIIEAKDLKPMSDAGALDKILDEVIAKNQKNVDEYRAGKEKALNGLVGQVMKASGGKANPAQVTELLKAKLA; encoded by the coding sequence ATGAGCGAACCCGTGAACACTTTCGAAGCACAGCAACAGGGCCGCCCGACCGGCCCGCTGGTGCGCGGCTATGAAGTCATCATCGGCTTCGAGACGCACGCGCAACTGTCGACCGCGAGCAAGATCTTCAGCCGCGCCTCCACCGCCTTTGGCGCCGAGCCCAACACGCAGGCCTGCGCGGTGGACCTCGCGCTGCCCGGCACGCTGCCGGTGATGAACAAGGGCGCCGTCGAGCGCGCCATCAAGCTGGGCCTGGCGCTCGGCTCGCACATTGCGCCGCGCAGCGTGTTCGCGCGCAAGAACTATTTCTACCCCGACCTGCCCAAGGGCTACCAGATCAGCCAGTACGAGATCCCGGTCGTGCAGGGCGGCTCGGTCTCGTTCTTCCTCGGCGAAGAAAAGAAGACCGTGCGCCTGGTGCGCGCCCACCTCGAGGAAGACGCGGGCAAGTCGCTGCACGAAGACTTCATCGGCCAGAGCGGCATCGACCTGAACCGCGCCGGCACGCCGCTCCTGGAGATCGTGACCGAGCCCGACATGCGCTCCACCGCCGAGGCCGTGGCCTATGCGCGCGAGCTGCACAAGATCGTCACCTGGATCGGCATCTGCGACGGCAACATGCAGGAAGGCAGCTTTCGCTGCGACGCCAACGTGTCGGTGCGCAGGCCCGGAGAAAAGCTCGGCACGCGGCGCGAGATCAAGAACCTGAACAGCTTCAAGTTCATGCAGCAGGCCATCGACTACGAGATCAACTCGCAGATCAACGAGCTCGAGGACGGCCGCAAGATCGAGCAGGCCACCGTGCTGTTCGACCCCGACACCGGCGAGACGCGCACCATGCGCACCAAGGAAGACGCGGCCGACTACCGCTACTTTCCCGACCCGGACCTGCCGCCGCTGGCCATCGAGCCCGAATGGATCGAGCGCGTGCGCGCCACCATGCCCGAACTGCCGCGCGCCATGGCCGAGCGCTACGTGCGCGACTACGGCATGTCGGAATACGACGCGGCGCAGCTCACGCAGGGCCCCGCGCTCGCACGCTATTTCGACGACGCGGTGAAAGCCGGCGCCACACCCAAGCTCGCCAGCAACTGGATCACCGGCGAAATGGCGCGCCGCCTGAACGCGCAAGAAATCGGCATCGAGGCCGCGCCGGTCACGGCGCAGCAGCTGGCCCAGCTGGTGAAGCGCATTGCCGACGGCACGCTGCCCAACAACGCCGCGCGCCAGGTGTTCGAGGCGCTCTGGACCGGCGAAGGCAGCGACGTCGACGCCATCATCGAAGCCAAGGACCTGAAGCCCATGAGCGACGCCGGCGCGCTCGACAAGATCCTGGACGAGGTCATCGCCAAGAACCAGAAGAACGTCGACGAATACCGCGCCGGCAAGGAAAAGGCCCTCAACGGCCTCGTGGGCCAGGTCATGAAGGCCAGCGGCGGCAAGGCGAACCCCGCCCAAGTCACCGAACTCCTCAAGGCCAAACTGGCCTGA